The genomic DNA AAATCTTATCTTGAAGTTGGCTTCGCGCTTAGATGCTTTCAGCGCTTATCCATTCCGTACATAGCTACCCAGCCATGCCCTTGGCAGGACAACTGGTACACCAGAGGTACGTCCATCCCGGTCCTCTCGTACTAAGGACAGGTCTTCTCAAATTTCCTACGCCTGCGACGGATAGGGACCGAACTGTCTCACGACGTTCTGAACCCAGCTCGCGTACCACTTTAATGGGCGAACAGCCCAACCCTTGGGACCTACTACAGCCCCAGGATGTGATGAGCCGACATCGAGGTGCCAAACCTCCCCGTCGATGTGGACTCTTGGGGGAGATAAGCCTGTTATCCCCAGGGTAGCTTTTATCCGTTGAGCGATGGCCCTTCCACGCAGAACCACCGGATCACTAAGTCCGATTTTCATCCTTGCTCGACCTGTATGTCTTGCAATCAAGCTCTCTTTTGCCTTTACACTCTACGTACGATTTCCGACCGTACTGAGAGAACCTTTGAGCGCCTCCGTTACCTTTTGGGAGGCGACCGCCCCAGTCAAACTGCCCACCTGACAGTGTCCCAAGACCAGATTCATGGCCTATGGTTAGAGTCCCAGTACTACAAGGGTGGTATCCCAAGGATGGCTCCGCCAAAACTGGCGTCCTGGTTTCAAAGCCTCCCACCTATCCTGTACATGTAGTACCAAGACCCAATGTCAAGCTACAGTAAAGCTCCATGGGGTCTTTCCGTCCTGTCGCAGGTATCCGGCATCTTCACCGGAATTACAATTTCACCGAGTCTGTTGTTGAGACAGTGCCCAAATCGTTACGCCTTTCGTGCGGGTCGGAACTTACCCGACAAGGAATTTCGCTACCTTAGGACCGTTATAGTTACGGCCGCCGTTTACTGGGGCTTAAGTTCACTGCTTCGATTGCTCTAACAGATCCCCTTAACCTTCCAGCACCGGGCAGGCGTCAGCTCCTATACATCGTCTTGCGACTTAGCAGAAACCTATGTTTTTGGTAAACAGTCGCTTGGGCCTATTCTCTGCGGCCACCTGATGGTGGCACCCCTTATCCCTAAGTTACGGGGTCATTTTGCCGAGTTCCTTAACAACAGTTCTCTCGCTGGCCTTAGGATACTCTCCTCACCCACCTGTGTCGGTTTGCGGTACGGGTACCTTTAACCTCGATAGAGACTTTTCTTGACAGTGTGAAATCAGCTACTTCGCTACTAAATTTCGCTCCCCATCACGCCCCAGCATTATCAAAGCGGATTTGCCTACTTTGACTGCCTCAATGCTTGGGCACACATAACCAACAGTGTGCTTAGCTTATCCTACTGTGTCATCCCTTCTCTCAAACGGTTATCGGTAGTACAGGAATATCAACCTGTTGTCCATCACCTACGCCTTTCGGCCTCAGCTTAGGTCCCGACTAACCCAGGGCGGACGAACCTTCCCCTGGAAACCTTGGGTTTACGGCCTGTGGGATTCTCACCCACATCTCGCTACTCATGCCAACATTCTCACTCCCATACTGTCCACATGTCCTTACGGTCATGCTTCAACCCGTATGGGAAGCTCCCCTACCCATCATTACTGATGCCGTAGCTTCGGTAGTAAGTTTTAGCCCCGGAAATCTTCGGCGCAGGATCACTCGACCAGTGAGCTATTACGCACTCTTTGAATGAGTGGCTGCTTCTAAGCCAACATCCTGGTTGTCTGTGCAATCCCACATCCTTTACCACTTAACTTACATTTAGGGACCTTAGCTGACGATCTGGGCTGTTGCCCTTTCGACTATGAATCTTATCACCCACAGTCTGACTCCCAAGTATAAGATGACGGCATTCGGAGTTTGATAGTCTTCGGTAGGTGCAATACCCCCTAGGATATTCAGTGCTCTACCTCCGTATCTCTCACCTTGAGGCTAGCCCTAAAGCTATTTCGGGGAGAACCAGCTATCTCCGGGCTCGATTGGAATTTCACCGCTACCCACAAGTCATCCCCGAGCTTTTCAACGCTCGTGGGTTCGGACCTCCACGAAATTTTACTTTCGCTTCATCCTGCTCATGGGTAGGTCGCCCGGTTTCGGGTCTACGTCAAGTAACTGAACGCTCAGTTAAAACTCGCTTTCGCTACGGCTCCGCACCTTAAGTGCTTAACCTTGCTACTTAACGTAACTCGTTGGCCCGTTCTACAAAAAGTACGCGGTCACACAAGAAATGTGCTTCCACAGCTTGTAAGTGCAGGGTTTCAGGTTCTATTTCACTCCCCTCCCGGGGTTCTTTTCACCTTTCCCTCACGGTACTATACGCTATCGGTCACTAGGTAGTATTTAGCCTTGGAGGGTGGTCCCTCCTGCTTCCCACAGGGTTTCACGTGTCCCGTGGTACTCTGGATCATATCTAAAGTCTTCTCGTTTAACATACAGGACTATTACCTTCTGTGGTGGGTCTTTCCAAACCTCTTCAATTACGATACCTCTTCGTTATGATATGTCCGCAACCCCAATAAAGAAAACTTTATTAGTTTGGGCTAATCCGCGTTCGCTCGCCGCTACTTACGGAATCGAATTTCTTTCTCTTCCTTCAGGTACTTAGATGTTTCAGTTCCCTGAGTTCCCCTCATTAAGCTATGTATTCACTTAATGATACTTAGACATTACTCTAAGTGAGTTTCCTCATTCGGAAATCTTCGGATCAAAGTTTACGTGCAACTCCCCGAAGCTTATCGCAGCTTATCACGTCCTTCATCGGCTCCTAGTGCCAAGGCATCCGCCCTGCACCCTTAATAACTTGACCAGTTAAAAAGGTTTGATAGATTAGAAGCTATCAACTTCGATAATTTTAAAAAGTTATCAGCTTTATATATTACAAATTAGATGTCATATCACTAAATATATATGCAGTTTTCAAAGTGCTAAAAGTGCTAATTTTGAGTATTCGTAAAAACGAACCCTCAAAATTAAACAGTAGGTAATTCTCCTTAGAAAGGAGGTGATCCAGCCGCACCTTCCGATACGGCTACCTTGTTACGACTTCACCCCAGTTATTGATTCCACCTTCGACGACTTCTTCCAAAAGGTTAGATAATCGGCTTCGGGCGTCTCCAACTCCCGTGGTGTGACGGGCGGTGTGTACAAGACCCGGGAACGCATTCACCGCAGCATTCTGATCTGCGATTACTAGTAACTCCAGCTTCATGTAGGCGAGTTTCAGCCTACAATCCGAACTGAGAGTAGCTTTAAGGGATTAGCTCCACCTTACGGCTTGGCAACCCTCTGTACTACCCATTGTAGCACGTGTGTAGCCCTAAGCATAAGGGGCATGATGATTTGACGTCATCCCCACCTTCCTCCAGGTTATCCCTGGCAGTCTCTCTAGAGTGCCCAACTTAATGATGGCAACTAAAGACAAGGGTTGCGCTCGTTGCGGGACTTAACCCAACATCTCACGACACGAGCTGACGACAACCATGCACCACCTGTCACCAATGTCCCCGAAGGGAACTCTCCGATTAAGGAGATGTCATTGGGATGTCAAGCTTAGGTAAGGTTCTTCGCGTTGCTTCGAATTAAACCACATGCTCCGCTACTTGTGCGGGTCCCCGTCAATTCCTTTGAGTTTCACTCTTGCGAGCGTACTTCCCAGGCGGAGTACTTAATGCGTTAGCTGCGGCACCGAAGGGGGTAACCCCCGACACCTAGTACTCATCGTTTACAGCGTGGACTACCAGGGTATCTAATCCTGTTTGCTCCCCACGCTTTCGTGCCTCAGCGTCAGTTACAGTCCAGAGAGCCGCCTTCGCAACTGGTGTTCCTCCTAATATCTACGCATTTCACCGCTACACTAGGAATTCCACTCTCCTCTCCTGCACTCAAGTCTCCCAGTTTCAAGAGCTTACTACGGTTGAGCCGTAGCCTTTCACTCCTGACTTGAAAGACCGCCTACGCACCCTTTACGCCCAGTAAATCCGGATAACGCTAGCCCCCTACGTATTACCGCGGCTGCTGGCACGTAGTTAGCCGGGGCTTCCTCCTCAAGTACCGTCATTATCTTCCTTGAGGACAGAGTTTTACGACCCGAAGGCCTTCATCACTCACGCGGCGTTGCTGCATCAGGCTTTCGCCCATTGTGCAATATTCCCCACTGCTGCCTCCCGTAGGAGTTTGGACCGTGTCTCAGTTCCAATGTGGCCGATCACCCTCTCAGGTCGGCTACTGATCGTCGCCTTGGTAAGCCGTTACCTTACCAACTAGCTAATCAGACGCGGGTCCATCCTGTACTGGCTCACCTTTGATATTCAAGAGATGCCTCTCAAATATATTATCCCGTATTAGCATACCTTTCGGTATGTTATCCGTGTGTACAGGGTAGGTTACCCACGCGTTACTCACCCGTCCGCCGCTCTTTACCGAAGTAAATCGCTCAACTTGCATGTGTTAGGCACGCCGCCAGCGTTCATCCTGAGCCAGGATCAAACTCTCAAATAAAAGTTTATCAGGCTCAGATACTATTGTTATCAAAATATCTGGCTTTATGGTTTGTTTCTTGTTTTATAAATTAACCTACTGTTTAATTTTCAAAGTTCATTTCATTCAATTAACTTCTTTGTGCTTGTTATTTTGTTACTTCTTGTTGAGCACATTTATTATAATAACATCTTCTCATAATATGGTCAACTATTTTTTTCATTTTTTTTTAAATTTATTGATTATTCACCCTTTGTCATACTATTGTGACTTTATTTTTAAAGATATAACTATTATTAATAGTAATTTCCAATTATAATAATACTATATGCAATTGTAATTAATCATATAATCATTATTATATGCAATTATTATTAATTTAGAAAGGAGCTTCAAAATGTTTAGAAAAGTATTGCATTATTTAACACTACTTTCTATTTCTATTTTTTTTATTGTTGGATGTTCAAATTCACAAAACAATCAAAACGAAAATCAAAATAAGGAAACACAGTTACAAGAAGATAAGGAAAAAATAGATAGTGGTAAAGATACTTCCAATGTAATAGTTTCAGACGGAACAGATAAACCATCAAAAGCCACTACTAATAATGATAATAATAAATTAGATGTATCTTCTTTAGATAACACTACTCTTGATTGGTTTTATATACCAAACAATAAGCATAAAACACCAGAAGTAAATACGGACATTGAATTTAAATTTTCTGACTATGATGCCCTATACAATGGACCTACAAAAGATGGTCAAAAAACACTATATCTTACATTTGATGAAGGTTATGAAAATGGATACACTACAAAAATACTCGACACTCTAAAACAAAATCAGGTTAAAGCAGTTTTTTTTGTTACAGCTCCATATATAAAAGAAAATAAAGATTTAGTAAAAAGAATGGTTTCTGAGGGACATATAGTTGGAAATCATAGTAAAACCCATCCATCTATGCCAACAAAAACAAGCAATCTAAAAAACTTTAATGACGAATTATATGATGTTGAAAAGTTATATAAAGATGTAACTGGGAAAGATATGGTTAAATTTTTTAGACCTCCTATGGGAAAATACTCAGAAAAAAGCTTGGCAATGACTAAAAATTTAGGATACAAGACTGTATTTTGGAGTTTTGCATACAGAGACTGGGATACTGATAAACAACCATCACATGAAGAAGCAACGCAAAAAATAATGGATAATCTACATGATGGTTCTATCTTGTTACTACATGCAGTTTCCAAAACTAGTACAGAAATTTTAAATGATTTTATATCAAATGCAAGAAAACTAGGATATGAATTTGAACTCTTGGAGTATTAATATTTATAATTACATCTAAAGTCTACAAACTAATATAGTTAATATAATATAGGTTATAAAATAATAAATTAAAATTAGAATTTTTGTTTGGTGATAGTATAGGTAAAAACTTGTGATAGCTTATATATGTTGGTGGGACAGGGCAATAAAACATCAAAAAATTTGGCAAGATATTAAATATAGATAACAGTATTTTAGATGTTATATTTAGATGTTATGTATAGTATAATGAAAAATATTATTTTATTAAAGAATACTAATAAAAATATCAATAAAAATAGATGTATGGCTTAGAATTAGTAAAACAATTATAATAAATTATAGCTACACATCTATTTTTAATTTATACAATTAAAGATTTATTCGATTTATTAAATAATAAACATTGCTACTATGGTTGTTACAACCAATCCGGTTATAACTGGGACAAAGTTTCGCTTTGCCAATTCTATTGGACTAACTCCACAAATTGCCGATGCTGAAATAAGACCCCAAGGAACTAGACAGCCTCCACCTACCCATATACCACTGATTTGTCCTAATGCAGCTAGTGCACCAACACTTGCATTTATAGCAGTTCCAAATACAGAGGCAAGTGAACCAACTAATGAAATCCCAGAAAATCCAGAACCATCAAGCCCAGTTATTGCTCCCACTACAGTTTCTATACCTGATACGGCAAATTTATTAAGTGGTATTGTTTGAGAAAGAGCTATGCCTATATCTGATAATAAACCTTGTGAACCTGGTGCTAATACTTTTCCAAATACACCTGTCAATGGTGCAACTTCACCCATATAGAAAAATGCTGCTATTGGTATAATTGCTCCAAATATTTTTATCCCAAACACAAAACCATCAATTATATTCTCACATACATTTTCAAGACTATCTTTGCCAAAATTTATAACATTTATAATTATTATTAAAAATACTGCTGTTCCACCCAAAAGAGCTGATGCATCTCCTCCTTTTAGGTCAAATACATACATAGCAATTATATCAGCAAGAAATCCCAAAGCTACTAAAATAGTTGCTATTTTAGATTTTCCATTAAACTCTTCTACTTCTTCACTTTCAAAACCTTTTAGTTCTTCTCTAAACATTCCTTTGTTAATATCTCTTTTTAATGTATAAAATGCCATAGATATGGTTACGATTCCCATCACCCAAAACAAAATCATACCATCATTTATAACATATGATACTGCAACACCTGCTGCACCAGCTGTTATACTTGGAGCTCCTTGAATAACAAAGTCTGTAGATAAGGCAAGACCATGACCAAATAAATTTAATGCTACTGCAACACCAATTGCTGGTAGCCCAGCTCTCATAGCAACAGGTAAAAATACAGCTCCAACTAAGGCAACAGCTGGAGTTGGCCAGAAAAACCAAGAAAGAACTAACATAACAAATCCAGTTACAAAAAATGCTGTATTAGAATTTTTTATAACTCTCGAAAATGGTCTCACCATATACTGTATAGCATTATTGGCTTCTAGGGCTTTAGATAATGCAACCATAATAGCTATAATCAAGATAATTGGACCCAACTCATTTAAAGATATAATAAAAGAGTTAAACACTGCTGTTATAGCACCAAAAATGTTTTTTTCAAAGAACAACCCCATAAAAAAAACACCTAATATACATGGTACTATTGTATCCTTTTTCATAATCATAGTAATTAATATAATTACCATAAATAGAATGTAAATATAATGTGCTCCTGTCAAAACCATATTATTATGTCCCCTTTTTTTAAGATAATAATATTATATGGTCTTGTAAGTAAACTTGTTACTTGCCTAGAGGTACACAATATTGAACATCCCATAACTAAAGTCACATGCTTCCTGCTTCATAGAATTTTACATAAGCAATTACACAATATATAATTTAAATTTTTATGATTCTTTTGCTGGAATAGATATTTCAATAGCAAATTCTTTATCATCTGAATTTACATTTATGCTTCCATTATGATATGCAACTATTTTCTCACAATTCTTTATACCAATTCCAAAACTTTCTACATTCTTAGAAAAATTACTTACTCTATTTTTTTGTATAATTAGTAATTTAGAATCCTCTACTTTAATTAAAAATACTATAGGCTTATCTTTCCTAGCATATTTTATTATATTAGAACATAAATTATCAAATATCCTTCTAAATTGTGTAACATCTACATAAATATGATATTGGTTATAAAGTTCATTTTCTATTGTTATATGAAATCCTTTCTCCTCCAATGTATATGAACTATCTAAAAGTAATTGAAAAATAAATTCATTAGCATTTATTTTTTCATACCCTTTTGAAACTTCCTCTCCAGAATTAACAAAATGCGTAAAAAGGTCATCTGTTAAATCTTTTATTTGATATGCTTTAGACCTTACATTTTTTATGTATTGTTCCAATTGCTCAGGACTATTGTATTTATGGTCTTTAATCAAATCTAAATAACAAATTACTGACGTTAATGGAGTTCTAACATCATGTGATATCGAAGTTACTATATCTTTATTTTTATTCTTCATCTCCCTTTCTTTTATAAGTTGATTCTCCAATGTATGACTCATCTCATTAATACTAGATGCAAGTGATGATAATTCATCATTACCTTTTACTGGGATTCTATACTTTAAACTGCCACTCTCTACTATCTTTATACCCATTTCTATTTTCCTTAGGTACTTTATCTTTCTACTAAACAACAGTAAAAATGTTATAATAAATGTAAGTGCCATAAATGTAATAGAAATTGCTTCTATAAAATTTTGAAATCTAAATCTAAATAAAGCTACTACAACTATATTAGCTTTAATATCAGAAAATTGTATCTCATAGTTTCTAGCCATGGGACTGCTATAAAACTCATTTTCCTCACTCTTATCAGGTACTTCATTAGGATAGTATAATGTATCATAAAAAACCTTATTTCCTTTATATATCTTCATAGAAACAAACCAATTATCACTATTCCATTTTGCTATATCATCTCCATCATCTGCTCTTATACCATTGTTATTCACATAAGTTTGAAAATTATCCATAAGTTGATTTACTTCTCTTTTAAAATATACTTTCCCTTCTGATACATCTTTTACTATAGATTCAACAGCAGAGTAAAATGGTATATTTAAAATGAAAGCCACTGCAGCTGAGATTACTACATATATCAATAGTATAACTCCCAACTTAGATGGCTTAATTTTGTTAATCAATATAATACCCCTTTCCCCATGCGGTTTTTATATATTGTGGATTTTTTTGGTCTTTTTCTAACTTTTTTCTTAAATTTCTAATATGAACCATTATTGTATTATTTGCTGTATAAAAATACTGCTCATCCCAAATAGTTTCATATAAATTTTCAGACGAAAAAACTTTTTTTCTATTTTTCAACATAAGAATTAATATACTATATTCTATAGTTGTCAAAAACACAGGTTCTCCATTTAGTGTAACATCTTGAGTATCTAAATTGACACATAACTCTTTTGTTTTTAATATATTTGGCTCTCTTTCCTTTTCCTTTCCCTGGTATATATAATAACGTCTAAGTAGAGACTTAACCCTTGAAATTAGTTCAGAATATGAAAAAGGCTTTGATAAATAGTCATCTCCTCCTGCTGAAAATCCAATAACTTTATCAGAGTCTTGAGTTTTTGCAGTTAAAAATAATATTGGTGCTGTCGTTTTTTCTCTAATTTCATTACATGCAACAAATCCTGTTTTTACAGGCATTACAACATCCAAAATAATCAAATCAATCGTACTATCTACTAAGTTTACAGCTTCTTCTCCATTCGTTGCCATAATAACTTCATAACCTTCACCAGTTAAAAGTATTTCTACGATTTCCCTAATCTCAGGATTATCATCAGCTACTAAAATTTTTTTTGGAATCTCTTTATTCATCACCAAGCTCCTTTTTTTGCTATATTTCTTAAATATTTCAAACTATATAAAATATTATACTTTATTAGCAAAAGCTTAGCAATGTCACACGTTTTAATAGTTTCTACTCCTGTAAACATGTTTAAAGCTTAATTAAAATATACACACAAATTGACATATTAATAAAAATAATCTATATAATATTATCTTACATAAGCAACTTTTTTCACTGCTTTTACTTTTTCAGAAGATTTTACATGTACTACTATACATATCAATCCACTTATAGCTACAAATGCATAAAAACTTATCCCCCTACTAAGTAACATTGCCGGAACTAATAAGTGACCAGGGAAAAATATCTTAAATAATGTCATAAAACTATTTTCAGAAGCTCCAACAGCCCCTGGCAATGGTAATGAAGAAACAGCAATATTAAGCAAGGATTGTATCGCTAATATCTCAAATACAGTATATGTTGATAGATGAAAAGCTTTGTATACAAAGAAAGGAACTAAAAACATAGCTGTTATTTGTACAATAGTTATGACTAAAATTTGGACTACAAGTTTTGGATTCTGCTTTATATATTGAGCACCTTTAACATACTCTTCAATTTGAGATATTATAACTTTTCTTGAACTTTCAACATCTTTTATTATTCTTAACTTACCTAATAAATTTGTTATTGATATTATAAAATTGTTTACAAGTTTTTTTGAAAATATAATTGCAATTACTCCAATGACAAGAGCAACATTTGTTATTACACCATATATTAGTAAAATGTTCATACCACTTACATTATTTAATATAAACTCACGTTCCATAATGAACATTATTCCACTATATGCCAGTATAACTACTTGGTGAATAACAACAATGACTAATAGTATAAGTGAAGAATATGATATATTTATATCGTCTTTTTTCATATAATAAACTTGTGCTGGTTGACCACCTGATGCTGAAGGTGTAATAGAACTAAAATAAAATCCAATAAAAGCATATCCCATACATTTTAAAAGAGTAGTCTTTTGGTTTAAAGCTTTCATACCTAAGTATATATTTATACCTTCACAGGCAACATATATAAACATCATTGCAAATCCAATTAGTATAAACATAGGGCTTGCACCTTTTAATGATTTTATCAATGATTCAACTGACTGCCCTCTAAAAACAAAATATCCTGTTATGCCCATTAGTAAAACTAAAAAAGCTACACTACCTAGGCATTTATTTTTCTTTTCAGTTTTACTTATCATAACTACATCCTTTCTGGTGTTACGAACTTTAAACCACTGGCTTTAAGTTTTGGAATAGCTATCTTTAAAGCTTCAATAGTACGCTCAGGTGCACCTACTGCACCACCTGAATTTTCACCTGCATCATGTAAACAAATTATAGAATTTTCTTTTGTTCTACTCATTAACTTGTTTATAATAATGTCTACTGTACTATCTTTCTCCCAATCTTCTGCCATTACATCCCACAAAGTCATTTTTAGATTATATTTTTTAACAAATGAATTTGAAAATATATTAGTATGACCCCATGGTGGACGATAGTAGTTTACATCTACACCTAAATTTTTCATTATATTTGTACTTTCAATAAAATCTTTTTTAACATAACTATAACTATAAAGCCATGCATTTCTGTGTTCCAATGAATGTAAACCAACTATATGATTTTCTCTCAACATTCTTTTTATAATTTCAGGCTCTTTTTCAGCATTCTTTGCTACTACAAAAAACATAGCTTGTATATCATTTTCTTTTAACACATCTAGTAATTTTTCTGTATATCTCTTATCTGGACCATCATCAAATGTAAGTGCAATTTCATTTTCTCCAGCCATATTTTTTAATACCTCTTTATTTAATAGTTTATTATAGTATGTAGGTATAATTGAATGGACTAAAAAAATCAATGCAACAACGATAATTAAACCTACTACATACATTCTCTACACGCTCCTTGTTCATCAAGTGAAAATAAAATATTCTCTAAGGTATTATTATCAAATTGTTTTTTTAATTCTTTCATGTTACTGCTCATTTCTTTAAGAGTAGCATCATCATAAATTAAATCTTTTATCTCATCTACATAGTATTTTTTATTTTTACCAAGTATTCTCCCAATTTCATTATTTAATATAAAACTAGCATTATCTATCTCTTGTTGTAAAAATGGATTAAATGCCAATATTGGAAGTTCTGAATAAATTGTTTCAAATAGTGTTATTCCACCTGGTTTAGAAATAATAAGGTCAGAATCTTTCATATATTTATATACTTCATTGGTGTAACCTACTACCTCTATATTTTCATATCTACCATATAGTTTATAGTACATTTTTTTATTATTACCAGTTATTACAGTAGTTTTTACTCCTTCTAAACTATTTAATTCTTTGTAAAATTGTTCTGATTTAGGCAGTAATCCTAATCCTCCACCCATTATAAGAATATTTTTTTTAGTTGAATGATTTACATGTTCTATTCTTTTAAATTCTTTTTTTACTGGAATACCATTAACTTTAATCTTAGATTCATCTATTCCTTTAAAAACAAGTTCTTCCTTAGTAGATTTACTAGCTACTAAATAACAGTCTGTATTTTTACTAATCCATTCTGAGTGACTACTTATATCAGTTATACATGTTATTAAAGGAAGATTTGAGTTATATTTTTCCTTATATCTTGATACTAATTGAGAACAAAATGGAAAAGTTGAAATAACTACTGTTGGTTGTACTTCATGAAGTAATGTATCTAATTTATTTAAAAAATAATCTGAAAAAGTAAATTTTATATCTTTCTTTCCATTTTCAGCACATTTATAAAATAAATTATAAAGACTACTTCCCCGATTTACAAGAATAGAAAAAGTCTTGTACATTTTATCTGAATAGTTAGGCATAATGTACTCAAATATATCTTTAATTATTATTTCTGAATTATCAAATTTTGCTTTTATATCTTCACTTAAAGAATTTGATGCTGAGTAATGACCCATACCAAATTTTCCTGTAAGAATTAATACCTTCATAAGATTCCCTCCTCGTTAAAGCTTTTCTTTTCATGTGATTACTATACTTATAAGTATAGACTTTAAATCTTTAGAAAAACCTAGTATAATTCTTAAGAAATCTTAAAGTTTTAATTAAAAAATACAAAGAGACCATCTAAAAATAGAGATAACCATATTTTTTATTATTTAAATAATACAAATATGTTCGATTCCATACAAAAAAGTGCCTCATAAACTAAAAAGTTCATTTTGAGACACCTTTTTTATATCTAAATATATTCAAATACATACACAATCATTGTAATTATTTAAATGTATTTTATTTAGTTGTTCTTTATAATTAATCCATAATATTATATTCTTCATATAAAGGATATTTTTCAGTTAAACCAACAACCAATGTTCTAGCCTTAGATTCTTCATCATAAGTTAAACATAGG from Clostridioides difficile ATCC 9689 = DSM 1296 includes the following:
- the pdaA gene encoding delta-lactam-biosynthetic de-N-acetylase translates to MFRKVLHYLTLLSISIFFIVGCSNSQNNQNENQNKETQLQEDKEKIDSGKDTSNVIVSDGTDKPSKATTNNDNNKLDVSSLDNTTLDWFYIPNNKHKTPEVNTDIEFKFSDYDALYNGPTKDGQKTLYLTFDEGYENGYTTKILDTLKQNQVKAVFFVTAPYIKENKDLVKRMVSEGHIVGNHSKTHPSMPTKTSNLKNFNDELYDVEKLYKDVTGKDMVKFFRPPMGKYSEKSLAMTKNLGYKTVFWSFAYRDWDTDKQPSHEEATQKIMDNLHDGSILLLHAVSKTSTEILNDFISNARKLGYEFELLEY
- a CDS encoding HAMP domain-containing sensor histidine kinase encodes the protein MINKIKPSKLGVILLIYVVISAAVAFILNIPFYSAVESIVKDVSEGKVYFKREVNQLMDNFQTYVNNNGIRADDGDDIAKWNSDNWFVSMKIYKGNKVFYDTLYYPNEVPDKSEENEFYSSPMARNYEIQFSDIKANIVVVALFRFRFQNFIEAISITFMALTFIITFLLLFSRKIKYLRKIEMGIKIVESGSLKYRIPVKGNDELSSLASSINEMSHTLENQLIKEREMKNKNKDIVTSISHDVRTPLTSVICYLDLIKDHKYNSPEQLEQYIKNVRSKAYQIKDLTDDLFTHFVNSGEEVSKGYEKINANEFIFQLLLDSSYTLEEKGFHITIENELYNQYHIYVDVTQFRRIFDNLCSNIIKYARKDKPIVFLIKVEDSKLLIIQKNRVSNFSKNVESFGIGIKNCEKIVAYHNGSINVNSDDKEFAIEISIPAKES
- a CDS encoding membrane protein; translated protein: MVLTGAHYIYILFMVIILITMIMKKDTIVPCILGVFFMGLFFEKNIFGAITAVFNSFIISLNELGPIILIIAIMVALSKALEANNAIQYMVRPFSRVIKNSNTAFFVTGFVMLVLSWFFWPTPAVALVGAVFLPVAMRAGLPAIGVAVALNLFGHGLALSTDFVIQGAPSITAGAAGVAVSYVINDGMILFWVMGIVTISMAFYTLKRDINKGMFREELKGFESEEVEEFNGKSKIATILVALGFLADIIAMYVFDLKGGDASALLGGTAVFLIIIINVINFGKDSLENVCENIIDGFVFGIKIFGAIIPIAAFFYMGEVAPLTGVFGKVLAPGSQGLLSDIGIALSQTIPLNKFAVSGIETVVGAITGLDGSGFSGISLVGSLASVFGTAINASVGALAALGQISGIWVGGGCLVPWGLISASAICGVSPIELAKRNFVPVITGLVVTTIVAMFII
- a CDS encoding lysylphosphatidylglycerol synthase transmembrane domain-containing protein, giving the protein MISKTEKKNKCLGSVAFLVLLMGITGYFVFRGQSVESLIKSLKGASPMFILIGFAMMFIYVACEGINIYLGMKALNQKTTLLKCMGYAFIGFYFSSITPSASGGQPAQVYYMKKDDINISYSSLILLVIVVIHQVVILAYSGIMFIMEREFILNNVSGMNILLIYGVITNVALVIGVIAIIFSKKLVNNFIISITNLLGKLRIIKDVESSRKVIISQIEEYVKGAQYIKQNPKLVVQILVITIVQITAMFLVPFFVYKAFHLSTYTVFEILAIQSLLNIAVSSLPLPGAVGASENSFMTLFKIFFPGHLLVPAMLLSRGISFYAFVAISGLICIVVHVKSSEKVKAVKKVAYVR
- a CDS encoding MGDG synthase family glycosyltransferase encodes the protein MKVLILTGKFGMGHYSASNSLSEDIKAKFDNSEIIIKDIFEYIMPNYSDKMYKTFSILVNRGSSLYNLFYKCAENGKKDIKFTFSDYFLNKLDTLLHEVQPTVVISTFPFCSQLVSRYKEKYNSNLPLITCITDISSHSEWISKNTDCYLVASKSTKEELVFKGIDESKIKVNGIPVKKEFKRIEHVNHSTKKNILIMGGGLGLLPKSEQFYKELNSLEGVKTTVITGNNKKMYYKLYGRYENIEVVGYTNEVYKYMKDSDLIISKPGGITLFETIYSELPILAFNPFLQQEIDNASFILNNEIGRILGKNKKYYVDEIKDLIYDDATLKEMSSNMKELKKQFDNNTLENILFSLDEQGACRECM
- a CDS encoding polysaccharide deacetylase family protein; this encodes MYVVGLIIVVALIFLVHSIIPTYYNKLLNKEVLKNMAGENEIALTFDDGPDKRYTEKLLDVLKENDIQAMFFVVAKNAEKEPEIIKRMLRENHIVGLHSLEHRNAWLYSYSYVKKDFIESTNIMKNLGVDVNYYRPPWGHTNIFSNSFVKKYNLKMTLWDVMAEDWEKDSTVDIIINKLMSRTKENSIICLHDAGENSGGAVGAPERTIEALKIAIPKLKASGLKFVTPERM
- a CDS encoding response regulator transcription factor, with translation MNKEIPKKILVADDNPEIREIVEILLTGEGYEVIMATNGEEAVNLVDSTIDLIILDVVMPVKTGFVACNEIREKTTAPILFLTAKTQDSDKVIGFSAGGDDYLSKPFSYSELISRVKSLLRRYYIYQGKEKEREPNILKTKELCVNLDTQDVTLNGEPVFLTTIEYSILILMLKNRKKVFSSENLYETIWDEQYFYTANNTIMVHIRNLRKKLEKDQKNPQYIKTAWGKGYYID